One window of the Babesia microti strain RI chromosome IV, complete genome genome contains the following:
- a CDS encoding hypothetical protein (overlaps_old_locusTagID:BBM_III09570) gives MYRISRILRTIPEYKRTKYNPNVVNEAVNPKPGWRLPSVGIYAALAGFMLTIPVVSTYLHDPNERAPKYDQ, from the coding sequence atgtaTCGTATATCTAGGATCTTGAGGACAATTCCGGAATATAAAAGAACAAAATACAATCCAAATGTTGTTAATGAAGCTGTTAATCCGAAACCTGGATGGAGACTGCCTTCAGTAGGGATTTATGCCGCTTTGGCTGGGTTTATGCTAACCATTCCAGTTGTAAGCACATATCTCCATGATCCAAATGAAAGGGCTCCCAAATATGACCAGTAG
- a CDS encoding Plasmodium falciparum domain of unknown function (CPW_WPC) (overlaps_old_locusTagID:BBM_III09575) translates to MSLPLSINTYINNVAHFAIKQTKLFIIAINIIHTLILVAGCVKSKDASEPFILDVDDNPIISGLFHSSDKIPRQIFDKLEGEILKDELEYCTDGISVCPDNWEFINSTGMCRAPIDYNGFCDKLMDFSSFTDEAKIDWASSCDVHWKSCSESRKDSKQVQKEDWITTCKSGYNLSLCPYGFKFDGVSHCIPVYGVYQGPCLVNIDFSTFSEGDKIEWSKSCKAYWPCNDGKFETFTECPINWEIYSGYCMPPKNYKGPCNSKNKFTYYTPEMKKDFCVKCQIYCANEDSASVDTSDQQHNLNWNKPCPEGWMEVNRGDEIWCNPGSEVRKCHGEVTFKSETAKRAWASYCDQPWESINKDKYDDKVQLLIRGFSGPL, encoded by the exons ATGAGCCTTCCCCTTTCAATTaacacatatataaataatgttgcacattttgcaattaaacaaacaaaattgtttatcatCGCAATTAACATTATACACACCCTAATATTGGTAGCTGGATGTGTCAAAAGTAAAGATGCTTCCGAACCATTTATCCTTGATGTAGATGATAATCcaat AATCTCAGGCCTCTTTCATTCCTCTGATAAGATACCCagacaaatttttgataaattagaGGGGGAAATATTGAAGGATGAATTGGAATACTGTACAGATGGTATCAGTGTGTGTCCAGATAATTGGGAATTTATTAATTCCACGGGAATGTGTAGAGCACCTATTGATTATAATGGATTctgtgataaattaatggACTTCTCATCATTCACCGATGAAGCTAAAATTGATTGGGCTTCCTCTTGTGAT GTTCATTGGAAAAGTTGTAGTGAGTCGAGAAAGGATAGTAAACAAGTGCAAAAGGAAGATTGGATAACGACTTGTAAAAGTGGCTATAAT TTGTCTCTGTGCCCATACggatttaaatttgatggaGTCTCACATTGTATACCAg TTTACGGAGTTTATCAAG GGCCCTGTCtggtaaatattgatttttcGACATTTTCTGAAGgagataaaattgaatggaGT AAATCGTGTAAAGCATACTGGCCTTGCAAC gatggaaaatttgaaacttTCACTGAATGTCCTATAAATTGGGAAATTTATTCTGGCTATTGTATGCCGCCTAAGAATTACAAAGGCCCATGTAACtctaaaaataaattcacCTATTACACACCAg aAATGAAGAAAGACTTTTGTGTTAAGTGTCAAATCTATTGTGCAAATGAGGACTCTGCATCTGTAGATACTAGTGATCAACAACATAATCTAAATTGGAATAAACCGTGTCCTGAAGGGTGGATGGAAGTAAATAGGGGCGATGAG ATTTGGTGTAACCCTGGGAGTGAGGTTAGAAAATGCCACGGGGAGGTGACATTTAAATCGGAAACTGCTAAGCGCGCATGGGCTTCTTATTGCGATCAACCATGGGAGTCTATAAATAAGGATAAATACGACGATAAAGTCCAATTGTTAATTAGGGGGTTTTCTGGGCCgctataa
- a CDS encoding signal peptidase, endoplasmic reticulum-type (overlaps_old_locusTagID:BBM_III09580) codes for MDYIKAEVIGKYNDLKDTLKQWRRLVEQTLVLSCVILTALMVWKFAIYATGTDSPVVVVLSGSMEPGFVRGDLLFLKKNNTINAGDIIVFKIDQREIPIVHRAMNVHKDINGLYSILTKGDNNNVDDRSLYRNRQRWLKCSHVLGTTLYKLPKLGMLTILLNSNPKIKLIAICLIIFAIASTS; via the exons ATGGATTACATTAAAGCTGAGGTTATAGGCAAGTATAATGACCTTAAAGATACCCTTAAGCAATGGCGAAGACTTGTTGAACAAACTTTAGTCTTATCTTGTGTAATTTTAACTGCTTTAATGGTATGgaaatttgcaatataTGCCACGG GGACTGATTCACCAGTAGTTGTAGTTCTTAGTGGTAGCATGGAGCCCGGGTTTGTTCGTGGAGATTTGCTTTTTCTTAAGAAAAACAACACTATCAATGCGGGAGATATTATTGTGTTCAAG ATTGATCAAAGGGAAATTCCCATTGTACATCGTGCGATGAATGTACATAAAGATATCAATGGACTCTACTCAATATTGACCAAGGGAGATAATAACAATGTTGATGATCGTAGTTTGTATAGGAATAGACAAAGATGGTTAAAGTGTTCTCATGTTTTGGGAACTACCttatacaaattgccaaaattgGGAATGTTGACTATTCTTCTAAATTCAAATCCGAAAATTAAACTTATAGCCATATGCCTAATCATCTTTGCCATCGCATCAACGAGCTAG
- a CDS encoding hypothetical protein (overlaps_old_locusTagID:BBM_III09585) yields the protein MALNFQFQDSLLIMQMINYFEIIFCFSLYLPFSLAAKDKKPANASVDANSDDNVAANFTLLDAIDDAEEVPQEHLAKTDQGVLCKVVAKRPYSRSPEVFLKNIKTPYNSALVGYDTHRFGRRSDKGSLYGWSGGRSPDADGNSSFTFDLDYATILPQSGTPLSYCALIFTPPIAPKFDISKVFGKPALALSRYIGSQLHFSKALRKRGKLITTCCFTAFPMVAY from the coding sequence ATGGCTcttaattttcaatttcaagATTCATTACTAATAATGCAGATGATAAACTATTTcgaaataattttttgtttttcACTTTATTTGCCATTTAGTTTAGCAGCTAAGGATAAAAAGCCTGCAAATGCAAGTGTAGATGCTAATTCTGATGATAATGTTGCTGCCAATTTCACTTTGCTGGATGCAATAGATGATGCAGAGGAGGTCCCCCAGGAACATTTGGCGAAAACTGATCAGGGCGTTTTATGTAAAGTAGTAGCTAAAAGGCCATATAGTAGATCTCCAGAGGTCTTTTTAAAAAACATTAAAACGCCATACAACTCAGCGTTGGTTGGATATGATACACATCGCTTTGGTAGAAGAAGTGACAAGGGGAGTTTATATGGTTGGTCGGGAGGAAGATCACCTGATGCGGATGGAAATTCATCATTCACATTTGACTTAGATTATGCAACGATTCTGCCACAGTCAGGAACACCATTATCCTATTGTGCTCTAATATTCACACCTCCAATCGCaccaaaatttgatatatcaaAGGTATTTGGGAAACCAGCATTAGCATTATCAAGATATATAGGTTCGCAGCTACATTTTTCAAAAGCGCTTAGGAAAAGAGGAAAACTCATTACCACATGTTGTTTTACAGCATTTCCTATGGTTGCTTACTGA
- a CDS encoding 4-hydroxybenzoate octaprenyltransferase (overlaps_old_locusTagID:BBM_III09587;~overlaps_old_locusTagID:BBM_III09590): MKCNIIYNSGEIIPPITQKLPLLIARKSFSNFFTLNKLNAHFRLQRLHRPFPIILMACPVLTSAVLACPYEITINELYKMGLLFMGCITSRTAGCIINDIFDRKFDKHVSRTKTRPLASGELSVNEASIPLLLSLTSCLALLFQFDPTTIKLGFSALVMIVVYPLLKRYTYHPQVFLGASFNFGIIMAWTAIKGGTFFIGNWISPICLYGFSILWTLVYDTIYAHQDKMHDEHLKLKSTALKWGGKTKQISGALTTQMAVNLAITGYYAELSPIYYVSTLGAMGYLIRNLIKTNLDNPADCQKFFDRNYLVGISILIGSILGKSFKLNL; encoded by the exons ATGAAATGTAACATAATCTATAACAGTGGAGAAATTATACCCCCGATAACACAAAAGCTACCACTATTAATTGCCAGAAAGTCATTTTCTAACTTTTTCACTTTAAATAAACTTAATGCCCATTTTAGACTCCAAAGACTCCACCGTCCATTCCCTATCATTTTGATGGCATGCCCGGTACTAACCAGTGCTGTACTAGCTTGCCCATATgaaattacaataaatgaACTTTATAAAATGGGACTACTATTTATGGGTTGCATCACGTCCCGTACCGCTGgatgtattattaatgatatttttgaccgaaaatttgacaaacaTGTCTCAAGGACGAAAACAAGACCGCTTGCTTCTGGAGAATTATCTGTAAATGAAG cATCAATTCCACTATTATTAAGCTTAACTTCATGCCTGGCTCTActatttcaatttgatcCAACTAC GATAAAATTGGGATTCTCAGCACTAGTTATGATCGTAGTATATCCACTTTTGAAGCGCTACACATATCATCCCCAAGTATTTCTGGGTGCTTCtttcaattttggaatTATAATGGCCTGGACTGCAATTAAAGGTGGAACTTTTTTTATAGGAAACTGGATTTCACCAATATGTTTATACGGATTTAGTATCCTATGGACATTAGTTTACGACACAATTTATGCGCATCAAGACAAAATGCACGACGAGCacttaaaattaaaatctACGGCACTTAAATG gggGGGAAAGACTAAACAAATATCTGGAGCGTTAACTACACAAATGGCGGTTAATTTAGCCATCACAGGATATTATGCAGAATTATCtccaatatattatgtttCGACCCTTGGAGCTATGGGTTATTTAATAAGGAATTTGATTAAAACTAATTTGGACAATCCTGCTGATTGCCAAAAGTTTTTTGATCGGAATTACTTAGTAGGGATTTCAATTCTAATTGGATCTATTCTAGGGAaatcatttaaattaaacCTTTGA